CCTGTAGGATATAGAATACTTGGAAGCGGTCAGGAAAACGGCAGGGATTACGTGGATGCAGAAATTTATTCGGCTTATACAGCTCAACCTGACTTTTATTTCGGTAAGGAGAGATATTATCTTTCTCCCACGCCATATGGCTATATGATAGATGAGGTTACCGGAAAGAGCGGCGGTGGAACTGTTAGAGTCTCCAAGGACGATAAATCCGTAATACTTCAAAGAGAAAGCGAACTAGTTTTATTCAATATAAAAGATATTCCTACGGACTATTTACCTCAAGGAAAGTACAGGCTCGCTTCCCTTGCACTAAGTGAACAAAACAACACTCTGATATTTACCATTCAAGCCCTGCAGGATGCCAGTCAGAAGTCCTCAGTGAAAGTTTTAAGCTATAACATAAATACCTCGGAATTTAAAATGATTGATGATATAAAGAATATAGGAGAAAAGGGGAACGTAGGCATAGCAAGTCTTGTTATAGATCCTTCTTCCAACCATGCGGCTGTTGACTTGTTTTCTGAGGATGACCCGGAGTTTAAAACATCGGTTTTCGTATACGACCTTAGTAATAATCAGAAAACCGACATTAAGTCACTATTGAAAAACACCAATCCCTATGCAATTCATACAAGGTTTTGGGATGAAGACGGCTTAGAGCTGGAGATAGTAACCGACGGTCAGACCATGAGCTATTCATATAAATCGGCCAGCGGCAAATTAGAGAGTTTTTAGTAGACCTAAACAACCCAGCTATATTGTGTATCGACTACTTTTCATGTAATATTAATATAGATACCAAACTGTAAAGTTACATTTCAGTTTGGTATCTATAGAAACTTATATATGATGTGAAAAGAGGGTCCTAATGAAGAAGTTATGTATAAATATAAACAGTTATATTCTCAACATAATGATAGTTTTGTTATTATCTTTTGGCTTATCGGTAATAGGATTTCAAATCTCCTCTGTTTTTGATATTGAAATTTTGAAAAGATTAATGGCTTCCCCAATGCTTCTTTTGCTAAATACTTTGCCTTTAACTATTGCCATGCTTTTTGCCTATTTTATAACTTCCAGGTTATGGACCTCATACCTTATAGCCGGCGGTTTTTTTATCTTCATACAATATGTAAACCGTTACAAAATACGCCTTCGGCATGAACCCTTGGTTCCTGCCGATTTTGTGCTTGGAAACGAATCCACCAAGGTTGTAAAAATTTCTGAGCTACAGCTCAATTTCGGTTTCTTTATCGTAATAACTTCATTTCTAGTTATCAGCCTTATATTATTGTTATTTATCAAGTCGAAGAAGATAAACTGGCCAGTTAGAGCAATTGGCTCAGTGCTTTCAATTGTAATTTTCATTTTGTTGTATAGGACTTATTATAATGATGTAAAACTATACAACAGCTTTAAAACTTATGGTTCAGAATACTCCCAGGTTGATATAGTCCAATCTCGTGGATTTACTTATGCGTTTTTTGTTAAGACACATGTTTTTAACATAGTAAAACCTGAAGGATATTCCATTAAATACGCAGAGAGCATCCTCCAAAAGTATAAAAGCAAATCAGACTCCGGGGAATACAATGAAATGGATATCAACACCAGCGAACTTCCCCATGTTATTGCTATAATGAGTGAAGCTTTTTGGGACATCGATAAGGTTCCCGGTATTGAATTCGATAAGGAATATTATCCGTTGACCAATTATAATGCCATACTTAAAGAATCTTATTCGGGCTACATTATCACCAGTGTTTTTGGTGGAGGTACTGCAGATACCGAGTTTTCCTTCCTAACAGGAAACTCCCTCAGCATAACAAAAGATATTAAGAACCCATATTCACTATATATACATAGAGATATACTGTCATTACCCTGGATCTTGAAGAACACGGGCTATAAAACAACCTCCTTTCACCCTGGGGATAAATGGGTATACAACAGATACAATGTGTATGATTATCTAGGCTTTAATCGACGTTTCTTTGTTAATGATATGAAAGACATTAGCAGAAATAATTTTAGCCCTTATGTTTTGGACAAAGATACATTTAACTTCCTTCTTGCTGACTTTGAAAACCACAGGGAATCCAATCCCAGTTTTCCTTATTTCAATTTTACCGTTACCATCCAGAATCATGGTCCGTATCCGGTAGTAAATATAGGTCATCCAAAAGCTTTAAAGAAGAACAATAAATTAAGCGGTACCGATTACAATATGATAAACAATTATGCAGGGGGGTTGGAAAAGACCGATAAAGCACTGGGACATTTGGTAGATGAGCTCCGGGAAGTAGATGAGCCTGTCGTTCTATTATTCTTTTCAGACCATTTACCATTCTTAGGTAATAACTTTGCAGCATACCAGGCAATGGATTATGAAGTTGGCACTTCAGGCAGTACTGAATCTTATATAAACACTTATAAGGTCCCATATTTTATATGGAGCAACGAAGCGGCCAAAGATCTGCTTGAAGAGCAAGGCAAGCCTGCCCCTGTGGGTAAAGCTCCAACAATAAGCAGCAATTATCTTTCTACAGAACTGCTTAAATATATAGGAATAAACACCCCTGCATATATAAACTATCTTAACCAAATCAAAAAGTCTCTTCCTATAATTACAAGCAGGGTATATAGAACAGGAAATGGTAAGCTTACAGAAACCCTGACTGACAAGGAACAAAAAATCATATCCGATTATCGCATTTTGCAGCATTATATGATGTTTGACAATAAAAAGCCTCAATAAGAGATAGCTTATATAAACTGTCTCTTATTGAGCTATAAATTCTCTTATTAACCTATAAATTCATCTTTATCTTCATAAGCCAACTGTTTCTTTCCAGTTGCCTTTATAATAAAACCAGCTATACTGCCGCTTGCAAATGCAAGCACTACAGTAATAATTATCCCTGCTACCTGAGCTGTGAGTATGTTAGGCCTCACAAATATTGCAATAACACCACAAGTATCAACGCCTTTTAAAAGGCCCTGTAATTTGGGCTGTATAAAAACATATCCGACAACGCATAGCCCACCTGCCAAGAACTGCTCCAATGGCAATCAAAGCCGCAGCACATGCAAGCTCTGCCAAAAGAAGTGCATTTATGCTATCTGCAGCCACAGGCTCTTTGGACATTATTCCATTATATGCAATCAACCAATTCTTTATATACAATAATTTATCTTTCAGTAGCCGCATAGGACTGTAAAACCATATATAAATCGTTAAGCTTTAAAGGTTTTTCCAAATATGCATCCATGCCCGCATCCAGATATTCTTTTTTCTTGCCGTGCATCACATTTGCAGTCGCTGCAATTACAAATGATTTATTTGGCCCATGTTTCTCCATTCTTCTTATTTGCCTTATTACATCAATACCATCCATATCCGGCAGGCAAATATCCAGGAATATAATGTCATACTGTATCATGTGCATAAATTCCAATGCTTCTTCACCTGAAAAAGCACAAGTTGTTTTAATCCCAAGCTTATCCAAAACGCTTTTTAGAAGCTTACTGCTAACAATATCATCCTCAACTATAAGTGCTGTGAAATCATGTTTCAAAAAACTGCTTTGCTGATTAAAAGAAAGCTCTCTTTCTATGTCTGCCGCTTCTTCCAACCCCTTATCAACATAATATGTAAAGCTGAACTTGCTGCCTTTACCCACCTGGCTTTCAGCCCACATCTCTCCGCCGTTCTTTTCGACAAGCCCTTTACATATTGCAAGCCCAAGCCCACTACCCCCATATTTTCTTGTAGAGCTTGTGTCAACCTGGCTGAAGGGTTTAAACAGCCTGCACAAATCGTCACCCGGGATTCCTATACCCGTATCTGATACCGACACCTCCAGCTTTATTCTTCCGCTCTGTTCTTCCTTGTGTTCTAATGCCAAAACAATATTTCCCTCATCAGTAAACTTCATAGCATTTTCAATTAGATTCCCTACAATCTGACTAAACTTTCCCACATCCCCATACAATTTTCTAGGAATTCCGGGATCAATATCAGTATGAAATTTCAGATCTTTTTCAAATATCCTCTTTGAAAATATAGATTCTATATCATAAACAAAGCTATCCAAATTGAAAATTTCTTTATAAAATGTGGTTGCATCTGCTTCCAGCTTTGACAGGTCCAGTATATCACCGATTATTCTCATCAGGTTACTTGAGCAATTTAATATCGTGTTCAAGTATTCCATTTGTTGACAATTCAATTGGGATAGCATCATCAATTGAGCCATTCCCATGATCCCATTAAGTGGTGTACGAATTTCATGGCTCATGTTTGCAAGAAAGGCACTTTTGGCTTTATCTGCAGCTTCAGCAGCGTTCTTGGCCTCAATTATCTCTCTTTCAGCTTTTTTACTGTCTGTTATATCATGGTAATTCACTAATATACCTTTAATATAAGGGTCATCGATTAGGTTTGAGGCTGTTAGGTGTATTATTTTATAGCTTCCATTCTTACATTTGTATCTATACTCAACAGTAGCAGTTCCTTTATCTTCTTTCAGAATTTTATAGAACTCCTTCCAAACCCTTCCTAATTCTTCCGGATGAACTGTAATCCAAAATTCTTTACCCATCAGCTCCTCCGATGCCCAGCCAAACCATTTTTCAACATTTGGGCTTTTATATCGGATTATCCCGTTTTCATCAATTATCGAAATAACATCTGAAATATTTGCAATCATGGACTGTTTTCTGCCTTGGCTCTCCTTTAATGCCTTGTTCTCATTCCTTACGATTGCTCCTTCCAGCTCCCTGTTAATGACAAGTGGAAGTCTGTCCAAGTTGCTTATCATAACACAATCATGACAGCCCGCTTTCATAAGCTTAATTACATCCTCTTCTGCTATAGCTCTTGAGACCACAATACAGGGAATGTCAATACCCAGTTCCCTTAATATCTTCAAAGCTTCAAGTGCGTCAAAGCCCTGCATTGGATAATTACAAAGAATGATATCCCAGGGGCTTTCATTTATCAACCTTCTCATATCTTGTGCATTGTCTGCCATCCCATGGTCTACTTTATAACCTGTTCCGGAAAGATTTTTTAAAATCAACTCCATATCGCTTATACAATCTTCAACCATAAGTAATTTCAAATCCTTTTCCAATGCACTCACCTCTTGTAATTAATTAGTTATCTTATTTCACCTGTACGCTAGTTTTATCTATCTCCTTAGTCACCAACAGAAATATCGGCATAAAAATGTAAATTATTAATTGAGGATTCTCATTATCACTTGAACAATTATTCATATATATGTTGACATATTTACTACAGCAGCATATAATGGCAATATAACACATGAACAACTATTCATATATTCGTATTATCGATAAAACAAAATGGGGTGAGAAAATGGTTGATAACAAGAACATAATAGACAGATGTAATTGCAATGTAATCCATGAGGAAATAGTAAATAAAGTAAAGGAAAAGATGCCTTGCGAGGAGAACCTGTATGATCTTGCAGAGCTTTTTAAGGTTTTTGGTGATACTACCAGAATCAAGATACTCTGGGCATTAGCAGAATCAGAAATGTGCGTTTGTGATATAGCTGTACTTCTGAATATGACTCAATCTGCAATATCTCATCAATTAAGAGTTTTAAAGCAATCAAGATTAGTCAAATACAGAAAAGATGGTAAGATTGTTTTCTATTCATTGGATGATGAGCATGTTAAACAGATATTTGATCAGGGCTTAGTCCATATTAATGAAAAATAATTAGTTGCGGTAGATGAAAGAAGGTATTTTTATGGAAGCGTTAAATGAAAAATTACTAACCGGAAGGAAGTCAATATATTTTTCCGGCCTGTTCTGTGCTGATTGTGCAGCAAAGATAGAAAACGAAGTAAACCGTATTGATGGTGTTAAATCGGCCACACTGGACTTCGTTTCCCAAAAGCTTACGATAGATGCAATGGATAAAAATGATTTGCCGGTTATAATTCAGCAAGCTGCAGAAATTGCAGTCCGCATTGAACCTGATATTGAAATTATAGATAATGATAAATCGAAAGATAAAAATGACGGAAAAAGCAAAAAGGAATGGCTTGAAATTATTACATTTGGACTGGGTGCTCTGTTTTTTGCACTGGCTCTTCTTCTCAAGCTCCCCTTTTGGGGCGAGGTAGGCCTATACCTTATAAGCTATATTTTGGTCGGCAGCGAAGTTATCGTAAGGGCATTCAAGAATATTCTAAGAGGTCAGGTATTTGACGAAAACTTCTTAATGAGTATTGCAACCATTGGTGCTTTTGCCATAGGAGAATACCCCGAAGGTGTTGCCGTAATGCTTTTTTATCAGATAGGAGAGTTCTTCCAAGATGCAGCTGTAAACCGCTCTAGAAAGTCTATATCCGCTTTAATGGATATCAGGCCGGACTTTGCTAACTTAATGATTGGTAATGACACACGAAGAGTTTCTCCCGATGAGGTGAAAATAGGGGATAAAATTGTCATTAAACCAGGAGAAAAGATACCACTTGACGGTATAGTAGTTGAAGGTAGATCTACACTAGATACATCCGCTCTTACAGGCGAATCACTCCTAAGGGATGCAGAACCCGGAAGCCAGGTATTATCAGGGTCTATCAATAAAAACGGAGTCCTAACTCTTGAAGTTACAAAAACCTTCGGCGAGTCCACTGTTTCCAAAATACTTGATCTGGTCCAAAACGCAAGCAGCAAGAAAGCAATCACAGAGAACTTTATAACAAAGTTTGCAAGATATTATACTCCCTTTGTAGTTTTTGCAGCTGCCGCTCTAGCTGCTATACCACCTCTTCTGATACAAGGCAGTTCATTTTCCGAATGGATAAACAGGGCTCTGGTTTTCCTTGTTGTCTCATGTCCATGTGCATTGGTTGTATCAATCCCCTTAAGCTTTTTTGGCGGTATCGGTGGAGCTTCCAAAAACGGTATATTGGTAAAGGGAGGCAATTTCCTAGAGGCATTAAACAACATAGATACTGTAGTGTTTGATAAAACAGGTACTCTGACAAAAGGTGTTTTCAAGGTTACAAACATAACAAGCAAAAGTTCTATCTCGGACCAGGAAATTCTCGAATACTCCGCACTGGCAGAAAGTTACTCAAATCATCCGATTGCCCTCTCAATACAAAAAGCATACGGAAGAGAAGGTGATAAAACAAAAGTGTCCCAATATGAGGAAGTACCTGGCCACGGAATAAAAGCCAACATAAATGGAAGAAGGATCCTATTAGGAAATACCAAGCTTATGAAAAAGAATAATATCCCCTATGACGATATAAATACCTACGGCACAGTAATACACTTGGCTGTTGACGGAGAATATGCAGGATATATTGTCATATCGGACGAAATAAAACCGGACAGTCAAAGAGCAATGAAGGAGCTCAAAAGTCTGGGTGTTAAGAGTTTGGTTATGCTCACAGGCGACAACAAGTCGGCAGGCGAAAAAATCGGAAGTGAAATTGGCATGGATTCAGTGTATGCCGAGTTGCTGCCCCATGAGAAAGTAGAAAAACTGGAGATGCTGGATGGTAAAAAGTCCACGAAAGGCTGTCTTGTATTTGTAGGAGACGGTATAAACGATGCCCCTGTACTTGCCCGGGCAGATGTGGGAGTTGCAATGGGCGGATTGGGCTCCGATGCCGCTATAGAAGCCGCAGATGTGGTCCTAATGACTGATGAGCCGTCAAAGCTTGTAAGTGCCATAAAAATAGCAAGAAGAACTCGCAACATCGTTTGGCAGAACATCATCTTCGCTATGGCTGTAAAGGGCATTATACTCCTCTTAGGAGCCGGTGGTATTGCTACCATGTGGGAAGCCGTGTTTGGCGATGTGGGTGTGGCATTAATAGCAATCATAAATGCAATGCGTGTTTACAAATAAGGCCTCAAAATAATTTCCCAGACATCAAGAAAGGGATTGTCATAAAAATATGAACCATTTTTATGACAATCCCTTTCCAATTCATTAGCAAACATTACTGCCGCGACTGTTACTATAGCATATTTTCTTCTTTTCTGTCTCTATAGAAAGCCAATATAATGAGTGCAATCAACGAAGATATGGTTACAGTAAGATAAACCTGCTTAAAGCCATTATTTAACTCAGCTTGGAGCTTCCCTTCAATCGTTCCGCTCATTTTATCAATCTCATTTAAGTAATTTGTACTGGCTGTTTTGAAGGCTTCTGGGACCGCATCCTTCATTGCAGTCATCTTAGAAATTGTATCCTCTATATCCCTTTTTAAATAATAACCTTTTTCCATTCCAGGCAAAGATTTATCCATACGTGACAAAGTACTGCTCATTGCATCAATGCCGCTTTGAATGCCGGTTTGTATTTGGGAAACTATACCCGGAGACATCTGTTCAAACATCTTTTGTGCAAAGGTTTTACTGTTCTTTGTTATATTGGTCACATCTGAAGATTTCATCAGTTCCATAAGTTCATTCGGAATTTTGTAACCGCTTTTACCACTCATATCGATTTTTATGGTACTCATTGAAGCAAGGTCAGGTATCTTTATGCCAGCAAGATCCTTCATATACGGGTTGTCTTTTAAATTATTAAATTTGTCATTAAGTTCTTTAGCATAAGGCAACGAAGGAACTGCTATTTCTTTTGGAAATAAAGCCATAATCTCGGTCTGGCTATTGGCCCCTGCATGTGCTATAAAACCAATCATAATGGCGGGTGCAATTACCGTGCCAACTGAACGAATAAGCGAAAGCGTTGCTAGTGCTGAATTCGATTCCTCCTTTCTTGTATTTTTAAGCATCATATAATTTAGAGGTGCCCCAATGGTAAAACCCATTCCAAGCCCTATAAGAATAAGACTCACAACAACATTGAAGGTATTTGGATAATTAGCTGCTATAAGGATAAGGTATAGCGATCCTAATACTGTAATGAAAAACCCTGATGCCAAAACCACTTTGGCTCCAAATCTGTCAATCAGTTTCCCGGATGCAGGTGCACCCACACCGGCAAACAATCCTAATATTATAACAAAATATCCCCCGCTGCCTGATGCTATTTTAAGGGCATTTTCTGAAAACTGGGGTACAAATATCATACCCATCATTGCAACTCCTACAACAAACGAGAGAATCAATACAACGAGTATTCGGCCATTTGTGAAGAATCCCAGATTCATGACCGGGTCTTCCGCCCTCTTTTCAACCAAAATAAAGAGTGGCAGCAGTATAACAAATATCATCAGGAATGGATAGACGCTCAAGTCACCAACCGTAGCTAGAAAGTCAAAAAAGTCAATATTTTTCAATCCATACATTAGAGACAATACCATAGCAGTTAACAGCAATATTCCTAAAATATCGGTCTTTTTAACCTCCTGAAGCCGATTGTTTGGGATAAAAACAAAACCCGCAACAAGAATAAACAGGCTTATTGGAAGATTTATGTAAAATATAAATTGCCAGTTATCCTTTCCGAATATATCCATTATTGCACTACCTGCAGATGCACCGAATATATTGGCAATTCCATATACCCCACCTATTAGACCTAGTGCCATACCTCGTTTCTCAGGAGGGAAGGTGGTCCCGAATTCAGCAGTAGCAACCGGTAATATGCCGCCTCCACCAAGGGCTTGTATTACTCTTCCCACAAGCAATACCGAAAAACTTCCTATATCCTGCGATAATCCGCACAGCAGTGAGCCAAAGCCAAAAAGAAATATACTTGTCAGATAAATATACTTTCTCCCGTATTTATCAGCCATCTTCCCCATTATAGGGATGCTTGCTGCATAGGCCAACGTATATATGGTAATCATCCATATACCGGTCTTTTCATCAACCATAAGGTTATTTTGTATAACTGTCCTAGCCGGCGTTACAATCCCTGTGTCAATTGCTCCCATGAATATACCTGCCAGATAAGCAGCCATAATCATACCCAGATTAGTCTTTTTTATCTTATCCACCATAGTTGTTTCTCCTTAATCAAGTATTTGAGCCTAATCCATTTTATGCTTGATAGCCCATCCTTACCACCGTTTAACTTTTGCTGTAATTAAAATACCCCATGGAGTAGCGGTCTTATACCATCTATTCTATGGGGTATCTATAATTTGTATAATGACATTAATTTAACAAACTAAGACATGAGAACGCTATAGCTCTATCATGGCTTTAATTATATTCTATTAACACCAGTTTTCTTTGCAGCCTCAGCTACTGCAGCTGCAACGCTTTTACCAACTCTTGGATCAAAAGGAGCTGGAATAACATAATCAGGATTCAACTCTTCATCAGAAACAATAGCAGCAATAGCTTCTGCTGCAGCTATCTTCATTGCATCATTGATATCACTTGCCCTTACATCCAATGCACCTCTGAAAATACCAGGGAAAGCAAGAACGTT
The Pseudobacteroides sp. genome window above contains:
- a CDS encoding response regulator, whose translation is MEKDLKLLMVEDCISDMELILKNLSGTGYKVDHGMADNAQDMRRLINESPWDIILCNYPMQGFDALEALKILRELGIDIPCIVVSRAIAEEDVIKLMKAGCHDCVMISNLDRLPLVINRELEGAIVRNENKALKESQGRKQSMIANISDVISIIDENGIIRYKSPNVEKWFGWASEELMGKEFWITVHPEELGRVWKEFYKILKEDKGTATVEYRYKCKNGSYKIIHLTASNLIDDPYIKGILVNYHDITDSKKAEREIIEAKNAAEAADKAKSAFLANMSHEIRTPLNGIMGMAQLMMLSQLNCQQMEYLNTILNCSSNLMRIIGDILDLSKLEADATTFYKEIFNLDSFVYDIESIFSKRIFEKDLKFHTDIDPGIPRKLYGDVGKFSQIVGNLIENAMKFTDEGNIVLALEHKEEQSGRIKLEVSVSDTGIGIPGDDLCRLFKPFSQVDTSSTRKYGGSGLGLAICKGLVEKNGGEMWAESQVGKGSKFSFTYYVDKGLEEAADIERELSFNQQSSFLKHDFTALIVEDDIVSSKLLKSVLDKLGIKTTCAFSGEEALEFMHMIQYDIIFLDICLPDMDGIDVIRQIRRMEKHGPNKSFVIAATANVMHGKKKEYLDAGMDAYLEKPLKLNDLYMVLQSYAATER
- a CDS encoding MFS transporter, which codes for MVDKIKKTNLGMIMAAYLAGIFMGAIDTGIVTPARTVIQNNLMVDEKTGIWMITIYTLAYAASIPIMGKMADKYGRKYIYLTSIFLFGFGSLLCGLSQDIGSFSVLLVGRVIQALGGGGILPVATAEFGTTFPPEKRGMALGLIGGVYGIANIFGASAGSAIMDIFGKDNWQFIFYINLPISLFILVAGFVFIPNNRLQEVKKTDILGILLLTAMVLSLMYGLKNIDFFDFLATVGDLSVYPFLMIFVILLPLFILVEKRAEDPVMNLGFFTNGRILVVLILSFVVGVAMMGMIFVPQFSENALKIASGSGGYFVIILGLFAGVGAPASGKLIDRFGAKVVLASGFFITVLGSLYLILIAANYPNTFNVVVSLILIGLGMGFTIGAPLNYMMLKNTRKEESNSALATLSLIRSVGTVIAPAIMIGFIAHAGANSQTEIMALFPKEIAVPSLPYAKELNDKFNNLKDNPYMKDLAGIKIPDLASMSTIKIDMSGKSGYKIPNELMELMKSSDVTNITKNSKTFAQKMFEQMSPGIVSQIQTGIQSGIDAMSSTLSRMDKSLPGMEKGYYLKRDIEDTISKMTAMKDAVPEAFKTASTNYLNEIDKMSGTIEGKLQAELNNGFKQVYLTVTISSLIALIILAFYRDRKEENML
- a CDS encoding metalloregulator ArsR/SmtB family transcription factor is translated as MVDNKNIIDRCNCNVIHEEIVNKVKEKMPCEENLYDLAELFKVFGDTTRIKILWALAESEMCVCDIAVLLNMTQSAISHQLRVLKQSRLVKYRKDGKIVFYSLDDEHVKQIFDQGLVHINEK
- a CDS encoding LTA synthase family protein, whose amino-acid sequence is MKKLCININSYILNIMIVLLLSFGLSVIGFQISSVFDIEILKRLMASPMLLLLNTLPLTIAMLFAYFITSRLWTSYLIAGGFFIFIQYVNRYKIRLRHEPLVPADFVLGNESTKVVKISELQLNFGFFIVITSFLVISLILLLFIKSKKINWPVRAIGSVLSIVIFILLYRTYYNDVKLYNSFKTYGSEYSQVDIVQSRGFTYAFFVKTHVFNIVKPEGYSIKYAESILQKYKSKSDSGEYNEMDINTSELPHVIAIMSEAFWDIDKVPGIEFDKEYYPLTNYNAILKESYSGYIITSVFGGGTADTEFSFLTGNSLSITKDIKNPYSLYIHRDILSLPWILKNTGYKTTSFHPGDKWVYNRYNVYDYLGFNRRFFVNDMKDISRNNFSPYVLDKDTFNFLLADFENHRESNPSFPYFNFTVTIQNHGPYPVVNIGHPKALKKNNKLSGTDYNMINNYAGGLEKTDKALGHLVDELREVDEPVVLLFFSDHLPFLGNNFAAYQAMDYEVGTSGSTESYINTYKVPYFIWSNEAAKDLLEEQGKPAPVGKAPTISSNYLSTELLKYIGINTPAYINYLNQIKKSLPIITSRVYRTGNGKLTETLTDKEQKIISDYRILQHYMMFDNKKPQ
- a CDS encoding heavy metal translocating P-type ATPase, coding for MEALNEKLLTGRKSIYFSGLFCADCAAKIENEVNRIDGVKSATLDFVSQKLTIDAMDKNDLPVIIQQAAEIAVRIEPDIEIIDNDKSKDKNDGKSKKEWLEIITFGLGALFFALALLLKLPFWGEVGLYLISYILVGSEVIVRAFKNILRGQVFDENFLMSIATIGAFAIGEYPEGVAVMLFYQIGEFFQDAAVNRSRKSISALMDIRPDFANLMIGNDTRRVSPDEVKIGDKIVIKPGEKIPLDGIVVEGRSTLDTSALTGESLLRDAEPGSQVLSGSINKNGVLTLEVTKTFGESTVSKILDLVQNASSKKAITENFITKFARYYTPFVVFAAAALAAIPPLLIQGSSFSEWINRALVFLVVSCPCALVVSIPLSFFGGIGGASKNGILVKGGNFLEALNNIDTVVFDKTGTLTKGVFKVTNITSKSSISDQEILEYSALAESYSNHPIALSIQKAYGREGDKTKVSQYEEVPGHGIKANINGRRILLGNTKLMKKNNIPYDDINTYGTVIHLAVDGEYAGYIVISDEIKPDSQRAMKELKSLGVKSLVMLTGDNKSAGEKIGSEIGMDSVYAELLPHEKVEKLEMLDGKKSTKGCLVFVGDGINDAPVLARADVGVAMGGLGSDAAIEAADVVLMTDEPSKLVSAIKIARRTRNIVWQNIIFAMAVKGIILLLGAGGIATMWEAVFGDVGVALIAIINAMRVYK